One Salarias fasciatus chromosome 22, fSalaFa1.1, whole genome shotgun sequence DNA segment encodes these proteins:
- the cfap300 gene encoding cilia- and flagella-associated protein 300: MAGEKCAFENIFSFKTLPTKKFSFLQDKEVTEFLMKWSMLGRISAHSYSFDHNFSSYSSDRFVQCFFRDPIVASSLRRVEAGVWVPVDQKAVSVSVAVVPCTKVSMDLFDPLYSCGILRPSGHILKCFHDVYPDYDELRQMLQDEDSEHYGVLGREQRGEFLFLLFKHLCLGGELCQYEDTIDPYISVTKKIYKDLISVQKDPETKKISVVSTVLKVCARDESGRRFPGTQEEEQTFAYLIVDPFKRHATLFCHFYGVGNFTV; this comes from the exons ATGGCAGGCGAAAAATGCGCGTTTgagaatattttttcttttaaaactctCCCCACCAAGAAgttttctttcctccaggacaAAGAAGTGACGGAATTCTTGATGAAATG GTCCATGTTGGGGAGGATTTCCGCCCATTCTTACAGCTTTGACCACAACTTCAGCTCCTACAGCAGTGACAGGTTTGTTCAG tgtttcttcAGGGACCCCATCGTGGCATCCAGtctgaggagggtggaggctggagtcTGGGTGCCCGTCG accaGAAGGCAGTGTCGGTCAGTGTGGCGGTCGTCCCGTGCACGAAGGTCTCCATGGATCTGTTTGATCCCCTGTACTCGTGCGGCATCCTGAGGCCCTCTGGACACATCCTGAAATGCTTTCATGATGTCTACCCCGACTATGATGAGCTCAGACAG ATGTTGCAGGATGAGGACTCTGAGCACTACGGCGTGTTGGGGAGGGAGCAGCGGGGGGAgttcctgtttctcctcttcaaGCACTTGTGTCTTGGAGGAGAGCTCTGTCAATATGAAGACACCATCGATCCTTACATCAGCGTCACGAAGAAAATATACAAAGATCTGATCAG TGTGCAGAAGGATCCAGAGACCAAGAAAATCAGCGTTGTCTCCACTGTGCTCAAAGTCTGTGCCAGA GATGAGTCTGGCCGGCGTTTCCCCGGGACACAAGAGGAGGAGCAAACCTTTGCCTATTTGATCGTCGACCCTTTCAAACGTCACGCGACTCTGTTCTGCCATTTCTACGGCGTGGGAAACTTTACGGTGTGA